GCGCAGGGCCTGGTCCCGGGCGATGTCCTTCAACACTTCGCGCAGGGGCACGCGATCGAGCCCGTCCAGCGCGGCGAGGCAATCCTGAGGCAGGGACATGCGGTCGACATTCTCGATGGGGGTGGCGCTGCCGGCGAAGGTGCATCCGCGCGCCGCCATCGCTGCGATCACATCGCCGCTCGACAGGGGCTCGAACGTATCGCCTGCCAGTTCGTGAGCGATATAGGCATCGGGCTGGTTCGCCAGACTGTCCCATGATGTCCCGGCCTGGGGATGGGCGAGGAACAGGCCCGCGCCACGCCGCATGCGCGCCAGAAGCGGCCGGGTCTTGTCAAGGCGCTCCATCGGCGTGCCACCCGGCGCCGCGGCCCGCATCGCGGCGTTGAGCGCGGAGAAGGTGGAGGCGCCCGGCTGGCAGGCATAATGAAGATAGGCGATGCCTCCATCCTTCAACGCCGCGCCGACAAACCGGAAGATCGCTTCGCGGACATCCGCCGGCACCCAGGACAGGACGCCATGCACGACGACGATATCGTAGGTGCGGGGCGGGTTCTCCGCGAGCCGGCGGATGTCGGCGGTGGCGAAGCGGATATTGCCGAGGCCGGCGCTGTCCGCCAGCCGTCCCGCCATTTCGATATGGCCCGCATCGGCATCGAAGCCATCGACCTCGGCGGACGGCACGGACGCCGCTGTCAGCGCCGCCGAATAGCCGGTGCCGCAAGCCAGGTCGCAAATGGCGAGCGGGCCGGCGGCCGGATGGCGGAAACCCAGCATGGCGGCAAGCGCCAGGAGCCATCCCGGAGAGGTCTCCCGCCAGGCGGTATGGATATAGGCTTGCGTGCGCGGCAACATTGCAACGCCCCCTCGATCGTGGCCGGACCCTGCCCGTCAACGATGCGTGACCAGCAATGTTGCCTTTTGGCATCACAAGTCACCAGTTGCAATAGTTGAGTATCCGAATCTACTTTTAGGTTTCGGGCTCCTGTGTCACATGGGAGCGAACCTGAAAGTCCGGGCAGTAGCCGCCGCCAGTCGCCACGGTTTTCCATTCCAGTTCTTCACCGGATCCCGGCTTCTCCCAAAAGCCGGGAAACGGCCTGCCTATGGAGATTCACCATGTCGCGTACTCTTTCCAGCCGAACCGTCCTTCGCTCCGGTACCGCCCTCGGGCTGCTCGTCGCGCTTTCCGGGCCGATCGGCCACGCCGCAGCCCAGGAAGGGGTCGTTGCGCAGGAACAGATCGAGGAAGGCGAAAGCGTCCTTCCGGCGGGCGAGGCCATCGCGCTCGACGAGGTGCTGGTGCTTTCCGCGGACGAACAGTTGAAGCAGGCGCCGGGCGTTTCGATCATCACGGCCACCGACATCGATCATCGGCCGCCGGTCAACGATCTGTCCGACATCATCCGCCGGCAGCCGGGCGTGAATCTCACGGGCAACTCGGCCTCGGGCGTGCGAGGCAACAACCGTCAGATCGATATTCGCGGCATGGGGCCGGAAAACACCCTGATCCTGATCGACGGCAAGCCTGTCCTGTCGCGCAATGCCATAAGGTACGGCCGCTCCGGCGAGCGTGACACGCGTGGCGATTCGAACTGGGTGCCGCCCGAGGCGGTGGAGCGCATCGAGGTGCTGCGCGGCCCGGCCGCCGCACGCTACGGCTCCGGCGCTGCCGGCGGTGTCGTCAACATCATCACCAAGCGTCCGGCCGAGCAGAGCGTCACCGTTTCTAGCTACGTCAACATTCCGCAGCACTCGGAAGAGGGCAAGACCTTCCGCGGCAACGTTTTCGCGGGCGGGCCACTGGGGCAGGACTTCGCCTATCGGGTCTATGGCAGCTACAGCAAGACCGACGCCGACGACCCGGCGATCAACGCCGAAGCGGCGCTGTTGCCGACCGACATTCCAGCCGGACGCGAGGGAGTCGTCAACAAGGACGTGCGCGGCGTACTGACCTGGTACGCCAACGAGTCCAACGAGTTCGAATTCGAGGCGGGCTACAGCCGGCAGGGCAACATCTTTACCGGCGACCGGCAGCTTTCCGGCACGACGGATGTCATCGAGGAACTGGCCGGCCAGGGCGAGGAGACCAACACGCTCTACCGGACCACGCTGGCGCTGACGCATCGCGGCAATTACGAGTTCGGCACCTCGAACTCCTATGTGCAATGGGAGAACACCCGCAACAACCGCTTCCTGGAGGGAACGGCCGGAAGCGGTGAAGGGGCGATCAGCAGCAATCTGGAGAAGGGCACGATCACGCTCGACAACTGGGCGGCGAAGTCGGAGTTCAACATCCCCTTCACCTATCACTTCGACCAGAACGTCACGGTGGGCGCCGAATTCCGCGGCGAGTACATGGACGACCCCGTGTCGCTGCGACAGGGGGTTGCCAGTGGCGTGGTCATCCCGGGCGTCCCGTCCAATCCCGCCGAACGCGACTCAAAGATCGACGCGCAGCTCTATGGCCTGTATCTCGAGGACAATATCCACGTCACGGACAAACTGATCGTGACGCCGGGCATAAGGGGCGATTATCACAGCGAGTTCGGCGGCAATGCCAGCCCCAGCCTCAACGCCTCCTACGACCTGACCGACGAGATTTCGCTGAAGGCGGGTATCGCCCGCGCCTTCAAGGCGCCGAACCTGTACCAGCTGAACGAGAACTACGTCTATTTCACCATGGGCAATGGCTGCCCCATCAACTTCCCGTCGCTCGGGCTCGGGTGCTACGTCATCGGCAATCCCGACCTGAAGGCCGAGACGAGCGTCAACAAGGAAGTCGGCATCAACTACATCAACGACGCCGGATGGCAGGCGGGCCTGACCTACTTCCACAACGACTACAAGGACCGCATCACGGCGGGCGTGGTGCCGGTGGGTATTCTGGGGCGTGCGCAGCTTTTCCAGTGGGACAACACGCCGAAGGCGGTACTGTCCGGGCTCGAGGGCAACCTGCTGGTGCCGCTGCTGGACACCGTGAACTGGCGCACCAATGCCACCTACATGCTGGAATCGGAAGACAAGGAAACCGGCAATCCGCTGTCCCTCGTGCCGGAATACACGATCAACACCGCGCTGGAATGGCAGGCCACGGAGCGCCTGTTCACCGCCCTGACACTCACCCATTACGGCAAGACGGAAGCGCCGTCCCGTAACGTCGTGACAGGCAGCCTCGCCGCCAATACGGACGACCTCGATCCCTATACGCTGGTGGGCTTCAACGTGGACTTCCAGGCCAACGAGCAATTGCGGATCGGCGCCGGCGTCAGCAACATCTTCGACGAGCGGCTGTTCCGCAAAGGCAGCGGCAACGCGGCCGGCGCCGCGACCTTCAACGAACCCGGCCGCTCCTTCTACCTCAGGGTCAGCACGACGTTCTGAGGCGGCGGGCGGCGAAATATCCGCACGCACACCTTGTGCCACCGTGTTCCCCGCACCTATGAGTGGGGAGCACGAGGGGGAACGACATGATCGATATCGCAATGGGGGAGGCGATCTGGCTCGCCTTGGCGCTTCTGGCCGGTGGGGCGGTCACCGGCCTCCTGGCCGGGGTATTCGGCGTCGGCGGCGGCGCCGTGGCGGTGCCGATCCTGTACGAGCTCTTCCGCATCCTGGGCGTTCCGGAAGATGTGCGCATGCCGCTGTGCATCGGCACATCCCTCGCCATCATCATCCCGACCTCGATCCGCTCCTTCAGCGCGCACCGGCGGCGCGGCGCGGTGGACATGTCGATCCTGAAAGTATGGGCGATACCGGTGGTACTGGGCGTTGCAGCCGGCAGCTTCATCGCCCGCTATGCCCCGGCCGACCTGTTCAAGATCGTCTTCATCGTCGTGGCGGGCATATCGGCCGTCAAACTCCTGTTCGGCCGGGAAAGCTGGCGCCTCGGCCTGGACATGCCCGGCCGAGTGGTGATGGTGATCTATGGCTGGATCATCGGCATCCTGTCGGCATTGATGGGCATCGGCGGCGGCCAGCTTTCGTCGCTTTTCATGACCTTCTACAGCCGCCCCATCCATCAGGCTGTGGCAACCTCGTCGGGGCTTGGCGTCATCATCTCCATTCCCGGGACGATCGGCTACATCTATGCCGGCTGGCCGGCGGCGGCACAGTTCCCCGGTGTCGCGGCGCTGCAGCCCCCGCTTGCATTCGGCTACGTCTCGGTGATCGGCTTCGCGCTGTTTTCCGTCACCAGCGTCATCACCGCGCCGATGGGCGCCGCGCTGGCCCACAGGCTGAACAAGAAGCGGCTGGAAATGGCCTTCGGCGTCTTCCTGCTGCTGATCTGTGCGCGTTTCCTCTATTCGCTTTTCGCCTGAGGTAGATTTCGATGGTCGCGATCGACATCGCAACGCGCGTCTGGAACCATACGTTCAAGCTGGATCCGATCATCCGGAGCCTTCTCGATACCGATTTCTACAAGCTCCTGATGCTGCAGCTCATCTGGGGCCGCTATCGCGATACGCAGGTCACCTTCGAGCTGATCAACCGGACGGCCTCGGTGCGCATCGCCGACGAGATCGACGAAGCGGAGCTGCGCGCCCAACTGGACCATGCGCGCACGATCCGCTTCTCCAAGCGCGAGATGATCTGGCTGGCCGGCAACAGCTTCTACGGCAAATCGCAGATCTTCCGCTCCGACTTCCTGGACTGGTTGAGCGGCTTCGAATTGCCGCCCTACGAACTCAGCCGGCGCGACGGCCAGTATGAGCTGCAGTTCCATGGCCCATGGACCCATACGATGATGTGGGAGATCCCGGCGCTCGCCATCATCAACGAGCTGCGCTCGCGCGCGGCGATGCGCGGCTTCAAGCGCTTCGAGCTGGACGTGCTCTACGCGCGCGCCAAGACGAAGATGTGGGAGAAGGTCGAGCGGCTGGCCGAGCTTCCCGATATCCGCATCTCGGATTTCGGCACGCGCAGGCGCCATTCCTTCCTGTGGCAGCGCTGGTGCGTGGAAGCGTTGAAGGAAAAGCTCGGAAGCCGCTTCTCCGGCTCGAGCAACGTGCTTCTGGCCATGGAAACCGACCTTGAGGCCATCGGCACCAACGCGCACGAGCTGCCGATGGTGGCCGCCGCGCTTTCGACGGACGACGCCAGCCTTCGCGAAGCGCCCTATCGCATGATGCAGGAGTGGCAGGACTGGTACGACGGCAACCTTCTGGTGGTGCTGCCCGATACATTCGGAACCCGGTCTTTCCTGGACAATGCGCCGGACTGGGTTGCCGACTGGACAGGCTTCCGGCCCGATTCCGCGCCGCCCATCGATGGCGGGGAGACGATCATGGACTGGTGGCGGCAGCGCGGGGTGGACCCCAGGGAGCGACTTCTGGTCTTTTCCGACGGGCTCGATATCGAGACCATCGAGGAAACCTACCGCCATTTCCATGGCCGCGTCCGCATGAGCTTCGGCTGGGGCACGAACCTGACCAACGATTTCAGGGGCGTCGCGCCTGAGCCGACCAACGGGCTGAAGCCCATTTCGCTCGTCTGCAAGGTCAAGGATGCGAACGGCCGCCCGGCGGTGAAGCTGTCGGACAACCCGGCCAAGGCGACGGGGCTGCCCTCCGAAATCGAGCGGTATCGCCGCGTCTTCGGAACCGAAGGGGCCATTCCACGCAAGGTGGAAGTTTAAGAAAAATCTTTCTCGCAATAGGATGGTTTCTGCGGCATGAACGCCTCGTATGCCGCCAGAACGTCCAGATAACGCCAAAGGCCGAACGACATGAACGCTATCGTCAAGCCGCAGGATGAGGCGCAGCCGGTATTCCCTGTGCCCGCGAACGTCTTCGCCGAGACGGTGACGGAAGTCCACCACTATACGGACAGCCTGTTCCGCTTCCGCATGACGCGGCCGGCCAGCTTCCGGTTCCGGACCGGCGAGTTTGCCATGATCGGCCTTCCCAATGCCGAAAAGCCGGTGTTTCGGGCCTATTCCATCGCCAGCCCGTCCTGGGACGAGGAACTGGAATTCTTCTCGATCAAGGTGCCGGGCGGCCCGCTGACCGAGCATCTGCAGAAGATCAAACCGGGCGATACGGTGCTGATGCGCAAGAAGCCCACGGGAACGCTCGTGCTCGACGCGCTCATTCCGGGCCGGCGCCTGTACCTGTTCTCGACCGGCACGGGCATCGCGCCGTTCGCCGGGGTCATCCGCGATCCCGAGACCTACGAGAAGTTCGAGAAGGTCATCCTGACGCACACGACCCGCGAGACCGCGGAACTGCAGTACGGCAAGGATCTCGTGGCTTCCATCGCGGAAGACGAGATCCTGTCCGAGATCGTCGGGGACAAGCTTCTCTATCATGGGTCGGCCACCCGCGAGGGCGAGCCGCGCGGCCAGCGCATCACGACCATGATCGAGAATGGCTCGCTGTTCTCCGGCCTCGGCCTGCCGCCGCTGGACCCGGCCATCGACCGCGCCATGATCTGTGGCTCCATGGCGATGCTGAAGGATACGGCGGCACTCCTGGAGAAGGCCGGCCTGGAGGAAGGGGCCAACAACAAGCCCGCCACCTACGTGGTTGAACGCGCCTTCGTCGATTGATAGCAAGGGGCGGGGTGCCGCAGTGCGGCGCCCTTCTCGCAACGCTTTAAACGGGGGCACGCCGTGCGCGCCATCTTCGTCCAGTTCAAGTGCCGGCCGGGCCGGGCCTATGCCGTGGCCGAAGCCCTCGTCGAGACGGTGGAGGAACTGTCGGAGGTTTATTCCACGTCCGGCCAGTTCGACCTGATCGCGAAGTTCTATCTCGATCCCGACAGCGATACGGGGCATTTCGTGACGGAGCGGCTGCAGACGGTGGACGGCGTGTCGGACACGTTCACCACCGTCGCCTTCAAGGCGTTCCGGTAGTTTTCCCCGGCCGAATCGGGAAATCTTCCCGAAATCGTTTCCGAAATTCCCTTGGCCTTCCCATGATGGTGCGGACGGCATAGCGTTTGCCCCGGGCACCGATGCGTCTTGAGGGAGGATAGCGTGACACGTAGCCTGGTCGCGTTGACACTGGCCCTGACGGTCCTGCCGGGCATTGCCCTTGCGCACGGCCCGTCGCGGCAGAAGCATGCCACGTCCATCGAAGTCGACATGGCGCCGGCCGCCGTATGGCAGAAGATCGGCAATTTCGACGATCTGTCGTGGAATCCGCTGGTTGCCTCGGTCAAGGCCGAACCCGGCAACGCGGTGAACAGCGTGCGCGAGGTCACGTTGAAGGATGGCGGTGTCCTGCGACAGGAGCTTTACAAATACGATGCCAAGCGCATGAGCTACCAGATCCAGATGCCCGAGGTGGACACCGCGGTCCTGCCCGTGACCAATTACAGCGAGTTCCTGACGGTAAAGCCCGTGGCCGGAAGCGAGAAATCCGAAATCGAGATCCGCAGCGCCTATTACCGGGGTTATCCGAACAACGAGCCGCCGGAAAACCTCAATGACAAGGCCGCCAACGATGCCGTCGCGGCCATGCAGGAAAAGGTTGTGGAGGGGCTGAAGGCCAGCCTGGAAAACGGGTCCTGATCCCATGTCGGCGTCGGTCCTTGGCTGCATGGCGCTGGCGGCCGCCCTCCTGACGGCAACACACGCCCGGGCGGACACGGCCTATGTCACCAACCAGTCGAGCGATGATCTGTCCGTCGTGGACCTGACGTCCATGCGTGTCGTGGCGACCATTCCCATCGGCGGCAAGCCCGCGGGTGTCGCCGTGCCGCCGGATGGGCGCCATGCCTATGTGACCAGCCCGGAATCCGGGACGCTCACCGTAATCGACACCGCGGCGGCCAGTGTTGCCCGCCGCATCGAGGTGAAGGGCGGGCCGCTGGGTGTCGCGGTGCATCCATCGGGGGCGCCGGTCTATGTGGCGGACTGGTATGACCATCGATTGTCGGTCGTAGACCCCAGGGATGGGCGCATCGTCGCCGAGGTGGCGACCGGCCTTTCGCCATCGGGCGTCGCGGTATCGCCGGACGGCAAGCTGGTCGTGACGGCAGACCGGGATTCCAACCGGATCTCCGTTTTCGAAACCGGCGGAATGTCGCTCGTGGGAACCGTCGCGGTGGGCGAGCGCCCGTTCGGCGTCGAGTTCTCGCCCGATGGCCGCCGGCTGCATGTCGCCAACGTCGTCTCCAACGACGTCAGCGTCGTCGATGTGGCCTCGCTGACGATACTGGCCAGCGTGCCCGTCGGCGACAGGCCCTATGCGACGGCCACCGCATCCGGCCAGGTCTTCGCTACCGACCAGCACGGTGCGACGGTGAGCGTCTTCGACGCCGAAACCTTCGCGCCCACCGGGACGGTCGATGTCGGGGAATATCCGGAGGGCATCGCGGCTGCCGGGGATGGACGCGCGCTCTATGTCGTCAACTGGTTCGACAATACGTTGATGAAGATCGATGCTGTGACGTTGCAGCGTGTGGGCGAGGTGACGGTGGGCGACGGCCCGCGCGCCTTCGGCAAGTTCGTCGCCTATGACGGCGGACAGGGGAGGTCCGAATGAAGAAGCGATCCACCGGCCGTGTGGCCATCCTGGCATGGGGGCTGGCCGCCGCACCCTCACAGGCCATCACGACCGACTATCCGACGGATGCCGTTGCCGACTACGTCTTTGCCTGCATGCAGACCAACGGACAGACGCAGCAGGCGCTGCGCCAGTGCGCCTGCTCGTTCGACGTGGTCGCCTCGATCGTTCCATACGACCGCTATGTCGAAGCCAGCACCTATCTGTCGATGGGGCAGGTGACCGGTGAAAAGGGCGTGGTCTTCCGCACGTCCGCCCCGGCGAAAGCTGCCATCGGCGATCTACGCCGCGCGCAGGCCGAGGCCGAGGTGCGCTGCTTCTGACCGGCCGTCAGCCCTCGCCGGGGCTGAACGCCCGGGCGAAGGTCTGCCCTTCGGTGTCCGATGCGATCACCTTGAACACGCCATCCGGCCCGTCGTAGCGGAAGCGGAAATTCGGGTCCTCGGAAATACTGATCCCACCGCTCATGGACAGGAACGGCTTGTCGTCCAGCCGGATTTCCAGGTCGGAAACGAAGTGCGCCGGAATGTAGAGATGCGTTACCTGATCGCGCTGCAGCCCGGAATTGTTGGGATGGCGGATCATCAATTGGGCTTCCTGCGTCTGGCCGTTCGCCGCTTCCAGCAGCCGTCGCAGACGCATCTCGCCCAGGGTCGACGCGGCCTCGGCAGGGTTGCGGGCCGCAGGCGCGGCGCAGCCGCCCGATGCCTTCACATAGACGACCGACTCGTGCAGCGATCCGTCGGCCGTCTCGGCAACGGCCCGCACATTGCTGTAGGCGTTGATCCGCAACCGCGTTTCGATGGAGCGGATGCCCGTATCCGGCCCGAGCGTGAAGGTGGCGGCGACGGGCGCCGGGTTTTCATCGACGATGAGTGTCAGCTGCCTGATCGCCGCATCTTCGGATAGCCGGATGACAACGGGCACGACCGCCGGGTCGGTGGCCCGGGACGGCGCTTCCAGCGCGACGACGCGATCGTCCGCGATGGCCCGATCCCCGAAAATGGCGCCCTTCAACTCGCTCCAGCTATCGGCCGCATAAGCTGGCCGGGCCCCCGCCGCGACCGACAGGCACAGGACGAGCGCGGCAAGAGCCGCCCTTGAAAGGCGGTTGATAGGCATGGCGGCCATGTCCGATCCTCCCGATCGACGGTGCCCATCATGAATGTGGCGTGCCGCGACGAAATTGGGAAGCCTATTCCCATTCGAGCTCGGTGAAGGCGGCGGAAACGTTCTGACCCTGATACGCATCGAAAAGCGCCCATCGATCCCGTTCGGACGCCGCGGCGCCCGCCTGGGCGGCGCCGATCGAACCGCCGGACGCGATCTGCGCCCTGATGTCGCGGGCAAGAACGGCAAGGTAACGGGACTCGTCCTGGAGCGCATCCGGCCAGGGCCGTGGAGCGGGGCCATGACCGGGCACGACCTGCCGGGCAGGAAGGGCCGCCAGCCGCGGCCAGGCGGCGATCCAGCCTTTCAGGCTGCCATCGAGCGTCGGCACGTGATCGACGAAAACGAGATCGCCGGCGATCAACGTCCCGGACGCCTCGTCAAGCACGGTCAGGTCGCTCGCCGTATGGGCGACCGGCCAGGATGTCAGCCGCAGCCGCCGGTTGCCGAGGTCGATGATACGATCGCCCTCCACCACCTCGTCGGCGACGGGGAAAAAGAACGCCTCCGGATCACCGGCCTGCCGCCGAACTTCGAGATCGCGGTAGAAGTCGCGGCGCGGCGCAATGGAGGCTTCGTACCCTGCATGCGCGATCACGGTTGCCCCCGCTTCCACCAGCGGGCCGGATCCGGCGACATGATCGGGATGCATATGCGTCAGAATCAGCCAGCCGACCGGCTTGTCCGTTACCGTCCGGATCGCGGCCAGCGTGGCCTGCCCGACAGCCCGGCTGCCGCCGGCATCCACGACCGCCACCATGTCGTCGCCGACGACGAAGGCGATGTTGGAGGTGTCGCCCTGATTCGCGCTGTCCGGCAGCGCGACATGGCCGACATGGATGTACAGGCCAGGCTCTGCCTCGTAAAACTCGATGGGCTCGGCGGCTTGCGACAAACCCATGCCGCAGGACATCAGGACGGCCGCAAAGGCCTGCGCTGCTTGAAATCGGGAAAAAGTCCATGTCGGATTCTGGATACGAATCATAATAGAATCTTTCCATTAGGCGGAAGCAAAGGGGGCTGGGAAACAATTCAAGGTTGCATCTCCGGACCCCAGACGCTCAACCGAAGTTCATCGAGCCCGCCGATGCCAGCTTAGACCTCTGTCCATCCGGCCGGTTCAAAGCCGATCTTCGATATGGCGCTTCGTTTAGACACGATTTAATCTTGTATTGATGGGCGTTGTCGACGACATTTACTTACATTATTTTTTATAATGCGATGCAACGATATATCTGTTTGCATTGCAGCAACACTTTCTTGCAATTGATACTTGCACAATCGGAAAACTCGGCCTAGCCTCATCCTTGGTTTCCGGCTTCAAGGCTGTCGATGTTGGGAGCGTCGACAGATCTCGAAGGCCTCGGTAGGGCGAACTTTAACGGTGCCCACCAGGACCCCTATTGGCGGTCGTGACACGCTGCCGGAAACCGTCCCCAATAAACATTGCGATGTTGTTCGTGCGGTTCCGCGACCGCGCTTGGCTTGCTGATGCTTGCTTTGGGAGGAATCCGTGCTGAAATCCATCACGAAGGCGGCCGCCGCCTCGACAATGCTGCTTGCCCTGAGTTCCGGTGCGGGGGCCAACGACGCCCTGGCCGAACTCGGCAAGGATACCGCCAACTGGGTCATGCAGTCGGGCGACTACGCCAATACCCGGTACTCGCCGCTCAAGAACATCGACAAGGACAATGTGGGCGATCTCCAGGTCGCCTGGTCGTTCTCGACCGGCGTCCTGCGCGGCCATGAAGGCGGCCCCCTCGTGATCGGCGACACGATGTTCGTGCATACGCCATTCCCCAACATCGTCTATGCGCTCGACCTTTCCGAGGACGGCGCCATCAAGTGGAAATACGAGCCCCGTCAGGATGCCAACGTCATCCCCGTCATGTGCTGCGACACCGTCAACCGCGGCGTCGCCTATGTCCCGGCCGAGGGCGATCAGCCGGCCAAGGTGATCCTGCATCAGGCCGACACCTCGGTGGTCGCGCTCAATGCCGAGACGGGCGAGCAGCTATGGTCGGTCAAGAATGGCGACGCATCCAAGGGCGAAACCGGCACGGCCGCGCCGCTTGTGGTGAAGGACAAGGTCTATATCGGGATTTCCGGCGGTGAATTCGGCGTGCGCGGCTCGCTGACCGCCTACAACCTGAAGGACGGTTCCGTTGCCTGGCGCGCCTATTCGACCGGGCCAGACGAGGAGATGCTCTTCGATCCGGAAAAGACGACCGAACTCGGGAAGCCGGTGGGCAAGGACTCGTCCCTGAAGACGTGGGAAGGCGATCAGTGGAAGATCGGCGGCGGCACGACCTGGGGCTGGTTCTCCTACGATCCGGACACCAACCTCGTCTATTACGGCTCGGGCAACCCGTCGACCTGGAACCCGTCGCAACGCCCTGGCGACAACAAGTGGTCGATGACGATTTTCGCCCGTGATGCCGACACCGGCATGGCAAAGTGGGTCTACCAGATGACGCCCCATGACGAGTGGGATTTCGACGGCGTCAACGAGATGATCCTGGCGGATATTCCGGTGGACGGACAGGAGCGCAAGGCGCTCGTGCATTTCGACCGGAACGGCTTCGCCTACACGCTCGACCGGGTAAGCGGCGAGTTGCTGGTGGCCAAGAAGTACGACCCGGTGGTGAACTGGGCGACCGAAGTGGTGATGGACAAGAATTCCGACCAGTACGGGCGGCCACAGGTGGTGGACCAGTACTCGACGGAATTCAACGGTGAGGACGTCAACACCACGGGCATCTGTCCGGCGGCCCTGGGCACCAAGGACCAGCAGCCGGCTGCCTTCTCGCCGGACACGGGCATGTTCTATGTTCCGACCAATCACGTCTGCATGGATTACGAGCCGTTCCGCGTGGCCTACACGGCCGGACAGCCGTATGTCGGCGCAACCCTGTCGATGTATCCGGCGCCCGACAGCCATGGCGGCATGGGCAATTTCATCGCCTGGGATGCGGGCACGGGCGAGATCAAATGGTCGATCCCCGAAAAGTTCTCGGTATGGTCGGGCGCCTTGGCCACTGGCGGCGGCGTCGTCTTCTACGGAACGCTGGAAGGCTACCTGAAGGCTGTCGACGCGGAAACGGGCAAGGAGCTGTACAGCTTCAAGACGCCGTCCGGCATCATCGGCAACGTCACGACCTACGAGCGTGACGGGCAGCAGTACGTGGCCGTCCTGTCGGGCATCGGTGGCTGGGCCGGAATCGGCCTCGCGGCTGGCCTGACCGATGCCAATGACGGCCTCGGCGCGGTCGGCGGCTATGCTTCCCTGTCCCGATATACGGCACTGGGCGGGCAGCTCACCGTCTTCACCGTACCCGACCAGACAGCCTCCGCCACCGATGCCAATTGAGATCAGAGACGGTTTGTCGATGAAGAGAGTAATCATGGCATTTGCCGGCGTCGTCCTCCTCACAATGGGGACGGCGTCGGCCCAGCAGCCTTCGGCCCATCCGTCACTCGACACCGTCAATAACGGTGCCGAGGCGACGGAGGGCGAGAACGGCAAGTTCGAGGATTCCGCCGGGGTG
This genomic window from Aureimonas sp. OT7 contains:
- a CDS encoding class I SAM-dependent methyltransferase, whose amino-acid sequence is MLPRTQAYIHTAWRETSPGWLLALAAMLGFRHPAAGPLAICDLACGTGYSAALTAASVPSAEVDGFDADAGHIEMAGRLADSAGLGNIRFATADIRRLAENPPRTYDIVVVHGVLSWVPADVREAIFRFVGAALKDGGIAYLHYACQPGASTFSALNAAMRAAAPGGTPMERLDKTRPLLARMRRGAGLFLAHPQAGTSWDSLANQPDAYIAHELAGDTFEPLSSGDVIAAMAARGCTFAGSATPIENVDRMSLPQDCLAALDGLDRVPLREVLKDIARDQALRRDLYVKNGRPLTPQAHMEALAGLRFRRMADIAGGAVTVQTRVGPVEGAAAIFAPLLDAFAAGDRSFDELQRLQPFSGRPGLLNQSLVLLMEGGLVRPVWPGADTSGARAFNLAVSGYADAPARADAELMGPRPF
- a CDS encoding FepA family TonB-dependent siderophore receptor, producing the protein MSRTLSSRTVLRSGTALGLLVALSGPIGHAAAQEGVVAQEQIEEGESVLPAGEAIALDEVLVLSADEQLKQAPGVSIITATDIDHRPPVNDLSDIIRRQPGVNLTGNSASGVRGNNRQIDIRGMGPENTLILIDGKPVLSRNAIRYGRSGERDTRGDSNWVPPEAVERIEVLRGPAAARYGSGAAGGVVNIITKRPAEQSVTVSSYVNIPQHSEEGKTFRGNVFAGGPLGQDFAYRVYGSYSKTDADDPAINAEAALLPTDIPAGREGVVNKDVRGVLTWYANESNEFEFEAGYSRQGNIFTGDRQLSGTTDVIEELAGQGEETNTLYRTTLALTHRGNYEFGTSNSYVQWENTRNNRFLEGTAGSGEGAISSNLEKGTITLDNWAAKSEFNIPFTYHFDQNVTVGAEFRGEYMDDPVSLRQGVASGVVIPGVPSNPAERDSKIDAQLYGLYLEDNIHVTDKLIVTPGIRGDYHSEFGGNASPSLNASYDLTDEISLKAGIARAFKAPNLYQLNENYVYFTMGNGCPINFPSLGLGCYVIGNPDLKAETSVNKEVGINYINDAGWQAGLTYFHNDYKDRITAGVVPVGILGRAQLFQWDNTPKAVLSGLEGNLLVPLLDTVNWRTNATYMLESEDKETGNPLSLVPEYTINTALEWQATERLFTALTLTHYGKTEAPSRNVVTGSLAANTDDLDPYTLVGFNVDFQANEQLRIGAGVSNIFDERLFRKGSGNAAGAATFNEPGRSFYLRVSTTF
- a CDS encoding sulfite exporter TauE/SafE family protein — encoded protein: MIDIAMGEAIWLALALLAGGAVTGLLAGVFGVGGGAVAVPILYELFRILGVPEDVRMPLCIGTSLAIIIPTSIRSFSAHRRRGAVDMSILKVWAIPVVLGVAAGSFIARYAPADLFKIVFIVVAGISAVKLLFGRESWRLGLDMPGRVVMVIYGWIIGILSALMGIGGGQLSSLFMTFYSRPIHQAVATSSGLGVIISIPGTIGYIYAGWPAAAQFPGVAALQPPLAFGYVSVIGFALFSVTSVITAPMGAALAHRLNKKRLEMAFGVFLLLICARFLYSLFA
- the pncB gene encoding nicotinate phosphoribosyltransferase, whose product is MVAIDIATRVWNHTFKLDPIIRSLLDTDFYKLLMLQLIWGRYRDTQVTFELINRTASVRIADEIDEAELRAQLDHARTIRFSKREMIWLAGNSFYGKSQIFRSDFLDWLSGFELPPYELSRRDGQYELQFHGPWTHTMMWEIPALAIINELRSRAAMRGFKRFELDVLYARAKTKMWEKVERLAELPDIRISDFGTRRRHSFLWQRWCVEALKEKLGSRFSGSSNVLLAMETDLEAIGTNAHELPMVAAALSTDDASLREAPYRMMQEWQDWYDGNLLVVLPDTFGTRSFLDNAPDWVADWTGFRPDSAPPIDGGETIMDWWRQRGVDPRERLLVFSDGLDIETIEETYRHFHGRVRMSFGWGTNLTNDFRGVAPEPTNGLKPISLVCKVKDANGRPAVKLSDNPAKATGLPSEIERYRRVFGTEGAIPRKVEV
- a CDS encoding ferredoxin--NADP reductase — encoded protein: MNAIVKPQDEAQPVFPVPANVFAETVTEVHHYTDSLFRFRMTRPASFRFRTGEFAMIGLPNAEKPVFRAYSIASPSWDEELEFFSIKVPGGPLTEHLQKIKPGDTVLMRKKPTGTLVLDALIPGRRLYLFSTGTGIAPFAGVIRDPETYEKFEKVILTHTTRETAELQYGKDLVASIAEDEILSEIVGDKLLYHGSATREGEPRGQRITTMIENGSLFSGLGLPPLDPAIDRAMICGSMAMLKDTAALLEKAGLEEGANNKPATYVVERAFVD
- a CDS encoding Lrp/AsnC ligand binding domain-containing protein; this encodes MRAIFVQFKCRPGRAYAVAEALVETVEELSEVYSTSGQFDLIAKFYLDPDSDTGHFVTERLQTVDGVSDTFTTVAFKAFR
- a CDS encoding SRPBCC family protein, translating into MTRSLVALTLALTVLPGIALAHGPSRQKHATSIEVDMAPAAVWQKIGNFDDLSWNPLVASVKAEPGNAVNSVREVTLKDGGVLRQELYKYDAKRMSYQIQMPEVDTAVLPVTNYSEFLTVKPVAGSEKSEIEIRSAYYRGYPNNEPPENLNDKAANDAVAAMQEKVVEGLKASLENGS